Part of the Gracilimonas sp. genome is shown below.
TGGTTGATGATTTCTACATGAGCCAGAAAGTGGTAATTATTGATCACAAAACCCGTGATGTAGTTGCCGAAGTTAACCATGAAGGGAAGCTCGGACAAATTACCTGGAGCCCTGACAGCAAGAAACTGGCTATGATTGCAGCTGCCACCATCAACGATCCTATTGCGGGCCGACTTAAGATTGCCGATGCTGCCACCGGCGAAACTACTTTACTTAAAGAAGACTTCAAGGGCAGCTTCGAACAAATAGAATGGGCGAACGCCACCACCATTCACTATTTAGCCAGTAAAGGTGTTTGGTCAGAGTTCGGTAGCATTAAAAGTGACGGGAGCCAGATGAAAGCGATTGTCCCTACCGGCGGAGCTATTCTGAATTCATTTGCCCATGCCGGAAACGGAACTCATGTTTTCAACGCCAACACTCCTGATCATCCCGGTGAATTGTACCTGATGAAGAAAGGAGATAAGCAGCCCCAAAGAGTAACCAACAGCAACCCATGGCTTGACGAAGTTCCAAAAGGAAACCAAGAAGCGGTTACTTACACCACCAAAGATGGGATGAAAGTAGAAGGAATTGTTATTTACCCGCTGGGTTATGAAGAAGAAATGCGTTACCCAACCATCACTGTGGTGCATGGCGGACCTGAAGCTCACTACGATAACGGCTGGCTGACCTCCTACTCCATGGCCGGACAAATGGGTGCTGCAGAAGGCTTTGTCGTATTTTATCCCAATTATCGCGGAAGTACCGGACGCGGGATTGAGTACGCCATGAGCAGCCAGGGCGATTTAGCCGGAGCCGAGTTCGATGATATCGTGGAAGGGGTTGATTACCTGATTGCAGAAGGTGTGACCGATGAAGCTAAGGTCGGTGTAACCGGCGGTTCCTATGGCGGTTATGCCACTGCATGGATGAGCACCAAATACAGCGATCGTTTTGCTGCCGGAGTGATGTTTGTCGGTATCAGCAACAACCTGTCTAAATGGGGAACCAGTGATATTCCTGAAGAGCTGTATTACGTGCATGCCCGTAAGCGAATCTGGGAAGATTATATGGGATACCTTGAGCGCAGCCCTATCTACCATGTGGACAATGCAAAAACCCCGCTGCTGATTATGCATGGAAAGGAAGATACAAGGGTTGATCCCGGACAGTCTTATGAGCTCTACCGCCACATCAAAACACGGACTGATACTCCTGTTCGATTGGTACTTTATCCGGGAGAAGGACATGGTAACCGCCACGCAACCGCTCGCTTTGACTATAACCTACGGATGATGCGATGGTTTAATGAGTACCTGAAAGGAGATGAAAATCAGCGTCCTGACACCGAACTGGAAGTAGAGGAAATGACGATTGAGAACTAAGAAAACACTTCAATACAAAAAAACCCGTACATATCTAATGTGCGGGTTTTTTATTCATAACCAGGGTTAGATTAGTCCTATAAGCCTTGCATTGCCTGAATAACCCTTCCAGGATTACAGCAATTATCCTTACTCTGGCAAAGAGGCATAACCCTGGAAGGGTTAAGTAGTATAAAATATCCCAACTATTTTCAGGCTAAGATCCTTTGGCTTCTCAGATGACACTACTGGCCTTTTCTTTAGTATAAGCGCGTTATTTTTTTTGACTCAATATTAATCGAACTCAGGTTCATACTCACCGGTTAACTAAAAACTGACATTCGCAAAGTAGTGATAGGCCATTACTCCGGCTGCCATCACTTTTAAACCGGTTGCGGCCATGAATCCTACAAACGAACCTAAAGCAGACTTCAGGGCTTTATCGGATTTATTTCCGGCGATAAGTTCACCAAGAAAAGCACCAACCAGAGGGCCCAGCACAAAACCGATGGGTGGAAAGAAAAGTCCGGCAACCAAGCCTACTACAGAGCCGGTGACACCATAGGGAGATCCACCGAATTTTTTGGTTGCCCAGGCCGGGATCACGTTATCCAACACAAACCCCACTACAATTACGATCACTGCCCAAACCAGTAGAAATGTTAGAGAAAAAGGGGCATACAAAAACTGCAGAATCAGCAACCCCACATAACTGAAAGGAAGTCCGGGCACGACCGGCAGAAAAGCTCCGGCCAAACCAATTAGCATTAACAATGCACCGATAATAAGTATAATAAGTTCCATGGGTGCTACACGATTCTGAAGCCTTTAAGTTTCATCATTCCAGCCCAAGCGGATTCAGTAAATCAGATTGCATGAGCAGTTGCACCGCTTCGTTAATCTCATCCTTAAAAAAATGATCTTCCTGCGCATGCGGAATCTGCTCACGTATATATTTGTGCGCACGATCCACGCCAGCTCCCGGCTTCAGCGGTTTTCGGAAATCAAGGGCCTGGGATGCCGTAAACAACTCAATAGCCAGCACCTGCTCTACATTTTTGAATACATTCAGCAACTTCAGTGCCCCGATGCTTCCCATACTTACATGATCTTCCTGTCCGAGGCTGGTCGGAATAGAGTCAACGGATGCAGGATGACACAGTACCTTATTTTCCGACACCAGCGCAGCTGATGTATATTGCGGAATCATAAAGCCGGAATTAATCCCGGTTTCTTCCATAAGCAGGGTAGGTAACCCATCGTGTCCTTCAAGCAGTAAGTACGTTCTCCGCTCCGAAATACTTGCCAGTTCTGCCAATGCTATAGCGGCATAATCGAGCACCAGTGCCAGCGGCTGTCCGTGGAAATTGCCCCCACTGATAATATCTCCGTTCTGAAAAACCAGTGGATTATCCGTTACCGAGTTTATTTCGGTTTGAACCGTGGAAATACAATGAGCGATGGCATCCCGGCTGGCTCCATGAACCTGTGGAATACAACGAAGAGAATATGGGTCCTGCACTTTCCCGCAATTTCGGTGCGATTCCAAAATCTCACTATTCTGAAGCAAATGACGAACATTCCGGGCTACAGTTTGCTGTCCGGTATGGGGGCGAATTTCATGAATACGCTCATCAAAAGGTTTGATGCTGCCTTGCAATGCTTCCAGGCTCATTGCTCCCAACAGATCCGCACTTTTCAATAGTTTTAGAGCTTTCTCCAGTACAAATGCCCCGTAAGCGCTCATCAACTGAGTTCCGTTTATTAAGGATAGTCCATCTTTGGGCTGAAGCTCAATCGGTTGCAGGTTATGCTTTTTCAGAACTTGATCTGCTGGAATCGTATCGGTTCCATCCTCATTCCAGAAAGAACCAAAACCCAACAGCGGCAGCGACATATGAGCAAGCGGAGCTAAATCACCTGAAGCCCCCACGCTGCCTTTTTCAGGGATAACCGGAATCATATCATGATCAATGAAATACATGAGTCGGTCAAAGGTTTCTTTAGAAATTCCGGAGAAACCTATTCCCAACGCATGAATTTTGAGCTGAAGCATCAGCCGGGAAATCTCTTTGGGGATCAGGTCTCCGGTTCCCACCGCATGAGATAAAATCAGGTTTCGTTGCAGCTGTTTAAGTTGGTCGTCTCCAATTCGTTTAGAGGCAAGGATGCCAAAACCGGTGTTAATACCGTAAAAGGCTTCATTTTTGGTGAGGGCATCATCCACCACCGCCCGGGCATCCAAAACGGGAGAAGGATCTTTCTTCAGCTGATTTAAAGACCGTTCAATATCCTTGTATAAGCTGCTGATCTTAATTTTATGCATGTTTTCCTTTTTAGATTCCTTTTTTACCTGCCTTACATAACTTTTCCAAAGTTATTAAGGAGAAGAAACTTCAAACATT
Proteins encoded:
- a CDS encoding DUF456 domain-containing protein, which produces MELIILIIGALLMLIGLAGAFLPVVPGLPFSYVGLLILQFLYAPFSLTFLLVWAVIVIVVGFVLDNVIPAWATKKFGGSPYGVTGSVVGLVAGLFFPPIGFVLGPLVGAFLGELIAGNKSDKALKSALGSFVGFMAATGLKVMAAGVMAYHYFANVSF
- the hutH gene encoding histidine ammonia-lyase: MHKIKISSLYKDIERSLNQLKKDPSPVLDARAVVDDALTKNEAFYGINTGFGILASKRIGDDQLKQLQRNLILSHAVGTGDLIPKEISRLMLQLKIHALGIGFSGISKETFDRLMYFIDHDMIPVIPEKGSVGASGDLAPLAHMSLPLLGFGSFWNEDGTDTIPADQVLKKHNLQPIELQPKDGLSLINGTQLMSAYGAFVLEKALKLLKSADLLGAMSLEALQGSIKPFDERIHEIRPHTGQQTVARNVRHLLQNSEILESHRNCGKVQDPYSLRCIPQVHGASRDAIAHCISTVQTEINSVTDNPLVFQNGDIISGGNFHGQPLALVLDYAAIALAELASISERRTYLLLEGHDGLPTLLMEETGINSGFMIPQYTSAALVSENKVLCHPASVDSIPTSLGQEDHVSMGSIGALKLLNVFKNVEQVLAIELFTASQALDFRKPLKPGAGVDRAHKYIREQIPHAQEDHFFKDEINEAVQLLMQSDLLNPLGLE
- a CDS encoding S9 family peptidase, with amino-acid sequence MTCSSFRKSSYLTTLILAFTVGFMQLGLAQNGLTPTQVAKIKNVGSVYLSADGSTAAYTLSVPADPMKENALPSTHLYMMDVSSGETSPLITDMSVSGIAFRPGSTNITYLAKKEEDETTSLYELNTESGESEKLYSFERNIAGYSWAADGNHIVFRSAEPKDESESPLPYSPEVYEENLTNTWAYIQNVAMAEHEPHRIPVEGSVYDAVWSPDRQKLAVAVAPTPLVDDFYMSQKVVIIDHKTRDVVAEVNHEGKLGQITWSPDSKKLAMIAAATINDPIAGRLKIADAATGETTLLKEDFKGSFEQIEWANATTIHYLASKGVWSEFGSIKSDGSQMKAIVPTGGAILNSFAHAGNGTHVFNANTPDHPGELYLMKKGDKQPQRVTNSNPWLDEVPKGNQEAVTYTTKDGMKVEGIVIYPLGYEEEMRYPTITVVHGGPEAHYDNGWLTSYSMAGQMGAAEGFVVFYPNYRGSTGRGIEYAMSSQGDLAGAEFDDIVEGVDYLIAEGVTDEAKVGVTGGSYGGYATAWMSTKYSDRFAAGVMFVGISNNLSKWGTSDIPEELYYVHARKRIWEDYMGYLERSPIYHVDNAKTPLLIMHGKEDTRVDPGQSYELYRHIKTRTDTPVRLVLYPGEGHGNRHATARFDYNLRMMRWFNEYLKGDENQRPDTELEVEEMTIEN